A single region of the Leptothrix cholodnii SP-6 genome encodes:
- the yidD gene encoding membrane protein insertion efficiency factor YidD, giving the protein MSLVRGYRLFLSPWLGSSCRFEPTCSAYALQALAQHGAASGTRLTLGRLARCHPWCAGGCDPVPGTVRPIFSALLGSARVPAAPEALPGVVSPSRKN; this is encoded by the coding sequence ATGTCGCTCGTGCGCGGGTATCGACTGTTTCTGAGTCCCTGGCTCGGCTCGTCCTGTCGGTTCGAGCCGACCTGTTCCGCCTACGCCTTGCAGGCGCTGGCGCAGCATGGTGCCGCCAGCGGCACCCGGCTGACGCTCGGGCGCCTGGCGCGCTGCCATCCGTGGTGCGCTGGCGGTTGTGATCCGGTGCCAGGCACGGTTCGTCCGATTTTCTCTGCGCTGCTTGGCAGCGCGCGCGTTCCGGCTGCGCCGGAAGCGCTTCCCGGCGTCGTCTCGCCA